One Pongo pygmaeus isolate AG05252 chromosome 10, NHGRI_mPonPyg2-v2.0_pri, whole genome shotgun sequence genomic window carries:
- the TNS2 gene encoding tensin-2 isoform X3 — protein MGWPGGSPCCCPAPPRPRPAGRPPQPRKAEPHSFREKVFRKKPPVCAVCKVTIDGTGVSCRVCKVATHRKCEAKVTSACQALPPAELRRNTAPVRRIEHLGSTKSLNHSKQRSTLPRSFSLDPLMERRWDLDLTYVTERILAAAFPARPDEQRHRGHLRELAHVLQSKHRDKYLLFNLSEKRHDLTRLNPKVQDFGWPDLHAPPLDKLCSICKAMETWLSADPQHVVVLYCKGNKGKLGVIVSAYMHYSKISAGADQALATLTMRKFCEDKVATELQPSQRRYISYFSGLLSGSIRMNSSPLFLHYVLIPTLPAFEPGTGFQPFLKIYQSMQLVYTSGVYHIAGPGPQQLCISLEPALLLKGDVMVTCYHKGGRGTDRTLVFRVQFHTCTIHGPQLTFPKDQLDEAWTDERFPFQASVEFVFSSSPEKIKGSTPRNDPSVSVDYNTTEPAVRWDSYENFNQHHEDSVDCAQGSLQGSLTHTRGPLDGSPYAQVQRPPRQTPPAPSPEPPPPPMLSVSSDSGHSSTLTTEPAAESPGRPPPTAAEQQELDRLLGGCGVASGGRGAGRETAILDDEEQPPVGGGPHLGVYPGHRPGLSRHCSCRQGYREPCGVPNGGYYRPEGTLERRRLAYGGYEGSPQGYAEASMEKRRLCRSLSEGPYPYPPEMGKPATGDFGYRAPGYREVVILEDPGLPALYPCPACEEKLALPTAALYGLRLEREAGEGWANEAGKPLLHPVRPGHPLPLLLPACGHHHAPMPDYSCLKPPKAGEEGHEGCSYTMCPEGRYGHPGYPALVTYSYGGAVPSYCPAYGRVPHSCGSPGEGRGYPSPGAHSPRAGSISPGSPPYPQSRKLSYEIPTEEGGDRYPLPGHLASAGPLASAESLEPVSWREGPSGHSTLPRSPRDAPCSASSELSGSSMPLHTSSPVQGKESTRRQDTRSPTSAPTQRLSPGEGLPPVSQAGTGKAPELPSGSGPEPPAPSPVSPTFPPSSPSDWPQERSPGGRSDGASPRSPVPTTLPGLRHAPWQGPRGPPDSPDGSPLTPVPSQMPWLVTSPEPPQSSPTPAFPLAASYDTNGLSQPPLPEKRHLPGPGQQPGPWGPEQASSPARGISHHVTFAPLLSDNVPQPPEPPTQESQSNVKFVQDTSKFWYKPHLSRDQAIALLKDKDPGAFLIRDSHSFQGAYGLALKVATPPPSAQPWKGDPVEQLVRHFLIETGPKGVKIKGCPSEPYFGSLSALVSQHSISPISLPCCLRIPSKDPLEETPEAPVPTNMSTAADLLRQGAACSVLYLTSVETESLTGPQAVARASSAALSCSPRPTPAVVHFKVSAQGITLTDNQRKLFFRRHYPVNSITFSSTDPQDRRWTNPDGTTSKIFGFVAKKPGSPWENVCHLFAELDPDQPAGAIVTFITKVLLGQRK, from the exons ATGGGCTGGCCCGGCGGCTCCCCCTGCTGCTGCCCCGCCCCGccgcgcccccgccccgccgGGCGCCCCCCGCAG CCTAGGAAAGCTGAGCCTCATAGCTTCCGGGAGAAGGTTTTCCGGAAGAAACCTCCAGTCTGTGCAGTATGTAAGGTGACCATCGATGGGACAGGCGTTTCGTGCAGAG TCTGCAAGGTGGCGACGCACAGAAAATGTGAAGCAAAG GTGACTTCAGCCTGTCAGGCCTTGCCTCCCGCGGAGTTG CGGCGAAACACGGCCCCAGTCAGGCGCATAGAGCACCTG GGATCCACCAAATCTCTGAACCACTCAAAGCAGCGCAGCACTCTGCCCAG GAGCTTCAGCCTGGACCCGCTCATGGAGCGGCGCTGGGACTTAGACCTCACCTACGTGACGGAGCGCATCTTGGCCGCCGCCTTCCCCGCGCGGCCCGATGAACAGCGGCACAGGGGCCACCTGCGCGAGCTGGCCCACGTGCTGCAATCCAAGCACCGGGACAAGTACCTG CTCTTCAACCTTTCAGAGAAAAGGCATGACCTGACCCGCTTAAACCCCAAG GTTCAAGACTTTGGCTGGCCTGATCTGCATGCTCCACCCCTGGACAAGCTGTGCTCCATCTGCAAAGCCATGGAGACGTGGCTCAGTGCTGACCCACAGCACGTGGTCGTACTATACTGCAAG GGAAACAAGGGCAAGCTCGGGGTCATCGTTTCTGCCTACATGCATTACAGCAAGATCTCTGCAGG GGCGGACCAGGCACTGGCCACTCTTACCATGCGGAAATTCTGCGAGGACAAGGTGGCCACAGAACTGCAGCCCTCCCAGCGTCG ATACATCAGTTACTTCAGTGGGCTGCTATCTGGCTCCATCAGAATGAACAGCAGCCCTCTCTTCCTGCACTATGTGCTCATCCCCACGCTGCCAGCCTTTGAACCTGGCACAG GCTTCCAGCCCTTCCTTAAAATCTACCAGTCCATGCAGCTTGTCTACACGTCTGGAGTCTA TCACATTGCAGGCCCTGGTCCCCAGCAGCTTTGCATCAGCCTGGAGCCGGCCCTCCTCCTCAAAGGCGATGTCATG GTAACATGTTATCACAAGGGTGGCCGGGGCACAGACCGGACCCTCGTGTTCCGAGTCCAGTTCCACACCTGCACCATCCACGGACCACAGCTCACTTTCCCCAAGGACCAGCTGGACGAGGCCTGGACTG ATGAGAGATTCCCCTTCCAAGCCTCCGTGGAGTTTGTCTTCTCCTCCAGCCCCGAGAAGATCAAAG GCAGCACTCCACGGAATGACCCCTCGGTCTCTGTCGACTACAACACCACCGAGCCAGCCGTGCGCTGGGACTCCTATGAGAACTTCAACCAGCACCACGAGGACAGTGTGGATTGTGCGCAGGGCAGCCTGCAAG GCTCCTTGACCCACACCCGGGGTCCCCTGGATGGCAGTCCTTATGCCCAGGTGCAGCGGCCTCCCCGGCAGACCCCCCCGGCGCCCTCTCCAGAGCCTCCACCACCCCCCATGCTCTCTGTCAGCAGCGACTCGGGCCATTCCTCCACGCTGACCACAGAGCCGGCTGCTGAGTCCCCTGGCCGGCCGCCCCCTACAGCTGCTGAACAGCAGGAGCTGGATCGCCTCCTAGGAGGCTGCGGAGTGGCCAGTGGGGGCCGGGGAGCTGGGCGCGAGACGGCCATTCTAGATGACGAAGAGCAGCCCCCTGTGGGCGGAGGCCCCCACCTCGGTGTGTATCCAGGCCACAGGCCTGGCCTCAGCCGCCACTGCTCCTGCCGCCAGGGCTACCGGGAGCCCTGCGGGGTCCCCAATGGGGGCTACTACCGGCCAGAGGGAACCCTGGAGAGGAGGCGACTGGCCTACGGGGGCTATGAGGGATCCCCCCAGGGCTACGCCGAGGCCTCGATGGAGAAGAGGCGCCTCTGCCGATCGCTGTCAGAGGGGCCATACCCCTACCCACCCGAGATGGGGAAACCAGCCACTGGGGACTTTGGCTACCGCGCCCCAGGCTACCGGGAGGTGGTCATCCTGGAGGACCCTGGGCTGCCTGCCCTATACCCATGCCCAGCCTGCGAGGAGAAGCTGGCGCTGCCTACAGCAGCCTTGTATGGACTGCGGCTGGAGAGGGAGGCTGGAGAAGGGTGGGCAAATGAGGCTGGCAAGCCTCTCCTGCACCCAGTGCGGCCTGGGCACCCGCTGCCTCTGCTCTTGCCTGCCTGTGGGCATCACCATGCCCCGATGCCTGACTACAGCTGCCTGAAGCCACCCAAGGCAGGCGAGGAAGGGCACGAGGGCTGCTCCTACACCATGTGCCCCGAAGGCAGGTATGGGCATCCAGGGTACCCTGCCCTGGTGACATACAGCTATGGAGGAGCAGTTCCCAGTTACTGCCCAGCATATGGCCGCGTGCCTCATAGCTGTGGCTCTCCAGGAGAGGGCAGAGGGTATCCCAGCCCTGGTGCCCACTCCCCACGGGCTGGCTCCATTTCCCCGGGCAGCCCGCCCTATCCACAATCTAGGAAGCTGAGCTACGAGATCCCTACGGAGGAGGGAGGGGACAGGTACCCATTGCCTGGGCACCTGGCCTCAGCAGGACCTTTGGCATCTGCAG AGTCACTGGAGCCGGTGTCCTGGAGGGAGGGCCCCAGTGGGCACAGCACACTGCCTCGGTCTCCCCGAGATGCCCCATGCAGTGCTTCATCAGAGTTGTCTGGTTCCTCCATGCCCCTGCACACCAGCAGCCCAGTCCAGGGCAAGGAAAG CACCCGGCGACAGGACACCAGGTCCCCCACCTCAGCGCCCACTCAGAGACTGAGTCCTGGCGAGGGCTTGCCCCCTGTTTCCCAGGCAGGCACCGGAAAGGCCCCTGAGCTGCCGTCGGGAAGTGGGCCTGAGCCTCCGGCCCCTAGCCCAGTCTCTCCGACCTTCCCTCCCAGCTCGCCCAGTGACTGGCCTCAGGAAAGGAGTCCAGGGGGCCGCTCAGATGGCGCCAGTCCTCGGAGCCCTGTGCCCACCACACTTCCTGGCCTCCGCCACGCCCCCTGGCAAGGCCCTCGAGGCCCCCCAGACAGCCCAGATGGGTCTCCCCTCACTCCTGTGCCTTCCCAGATGCCCTGGCTTGTGACCAGCCCAGAGCCGCCTCAGAGCTCACCTACACCTGCTTTCCCCCTGGCTGCCTCCTATGACACCAATGGCCTTAGCCAGCCCCCACTTCCTGAGAAACGCCACCTGCCTGGGCCGGGGCAACAGCCAGGACCCTGGGGCCCAGAGCAGGCATCATCGCCAGCCAGAGGCATCAGTCACCATGTCACCTTCGCACCTCTGCTCTCGGATAACGTCCCCCAACCCCCAG AGCCTCCTACACAAGAGAGCCAAAGCAATGTCAAGTTTGTCCAGGATACATCCAAGTTCTGGTACAAGCCACACCTGTCCCGTGACCAAG CCATTGCCCTGCTGAAGGACAAGGATCCTGGGGCCTTCCTGATCAGGGACAGTCATTCATTCCAAGGAGCTTATGGGCTGGCCCTCAAGGTGGCCACACCGCCACCCAGTGCCCAGCCCTGGAAAG gGGACCCCGTGGAACAGCTGGTCCGCCATTTCCTCATCGAGACTGGGCCCAAAGGGGTGAAGATCAAGGGCTGCCCCAGTGAGCCCTACTTTG GCAGCCTgtccgccttggtctcccagcaCTCCATCTCCCCCATCTCCCTGCCCTGCTGCCTGCGCATTCCCAGCAAAG ATCCTCTGGAAGAGACCCCAGAGGCTCCAGTGCCCACCAACATGAGCACAGCGGCAGACCTCCTGCGTCAGGGTGCTG CCTGCAGCGTGCTCTACCTGACCTCAGTGGAGACAGAGTCACTGACGGGCCCCCAGGCTGTGGCCCGGGCCAGCTCTGCAGCTCTGAGCTGTAGCCCCCGCCCGACACCAGCTGTTGTCCACTTCAAGGTGTCAGCCCAGGGCATTACACTGACGGACAACCAAAGGAA GCTATTCTTTCGCCGCCATTATCCAGTGAACAGCATCACCTTCTCCAGCACAGACCCTCAAGACCGGAG ATGGACCAACCCAGACGGGACCACCTCCAA GATCTTTGGTTTCGTGGCCAAGAAGCCGGGAAGCCCCTGGGAGAATGTGTGTCACCTCTTTGCAGAGCTTGACCCAGATCAGCCTGCTGGCGCCATTGTCACCTTCATCACCAAAGTTCTACTGGGCCAGAGAAAATGA
- the TNS2 gene encoding tensin-2 isoform X1 codes for MDGGGVCAGRGDLLSSPQALGQLLRKESRPRRAMKPRKAEPHSFREKVFRKKPPVCAVCKVTIDGTGVSCRVCKVATHRKCEAKVTSACQALPPAELRRNTAPVRRIEHLGSTKSLNHSKQRSTLPRSFSLDPLMERRWDLDLTYVTERILAAAFPARPDEQRHRGHLRELAHVLQSKHRDKYLLFNLSEKRHDLTRLNPKVQDFGWPDLHAPPLDKLCSICKAMETWLSADPQHVVVLYCKGNKGKLGVIVSAYMHYSKISAGADQALATLTMRKFCEDKVATELQPSQRRYISYFSGLLSGSIRMNSSPLFLHYVLIPTLPAFEPGTGFQPFLKIYQSMQLVYTSGVYHIAGPGPQQLCISLEPALLLKGDVMVTCYHKGGRGTDRTLVFRVQFHTCTIHGPQLTFPKDQLDEAWTDERFPFQASVEFVFSSSPEKIKGSTPRNDPSVSVDYNTTEPAVRWDSYENFNQHHEDSVDCAQGSLQGSLTHTRGPLDGSPYAQVQRPPRQTPPAPSPEPPPPPMLSVSSDSGHSSTLTTEPAAESPGRPPPTAAEQQELDRLLGGCGVASGGRGAGRETAILDDEEQPPVGGGPHLGVYPGHRPGLSRHCSCRQGYREPCGVPNGGYYRPEGTLERRRLAYGGYEGSPQGYAEASMEKRRLCRSLSEGPYPYPPEMGKPATGDFGYRAPGYREVVILEDPGLPALYPCPACEEKLALPTAALYGLRLEREAGEGWANEAGKPLLHPVRPGHPLPLLLPACGHHHAPMPDYSCLKPPKAGEEGHEGCSYTMCPEGRYGHPGYPALVTYSYGGAVPSYCPAYGRVPHSCGSPGEGRGYPSPGAHSPRAGSISPGSPPYPQSRKLSYEIPTEEGGDRYPLPGHLASAGPLASAESLEPVSWREGPSGHSTLPRSPRDAPCSASSELSGSSMPLHTSSPVQGKESTRRQDTRSPTSAPTQRLSPGEGLPPVSQAGTGKAPELPSGSGPEPPAPSPVSPTFPPSSPSDWPQERSPGGRSDGASPRSPVPTTLPGLRHAPWQGPRGPPDSPDGSPLTPVPSQMPWLVTSPEPPQSSPTPAFPLAASYDTNGLSQPPLPEKRHLPGPGQQPGPWGPEQASSPARGISHHVTFAPLLSDNVPQPPEPPTQESQSNVKFVQDTSKFWYKPHLSRDQAIALLKDKDPGAFLIRDSHSFQGAYGLALKVATPPPSAQPWKGDPVEQLVRHFLIETGPKGVKIKGCPSEPYFGSLSALVSQHSISPISLPCCLRIPSKDPLEETPEAPVPTNMSTAADLLRQGAACSVLYLTSVETESLTGPQAVARASSAALSCSPRPTPAVVHFKVSAQGITLTDNQRKLFFRRHYPVNSITFSSTDPQDRRWTNPDGTTSKIFGFVAKKPGSPWENVCHLFAELDPDQPAGAIVTFITKVLLGQRK; via the exons ATGGATGGGGGTGGAGTATGTGCTGGGAGGGGGGACCTCCTGTCCAGTCCTCAGGCCCTGGGACAGCTGCTGAGGAAGGAGAGCAGACCCAGGAGAGCCATGAAG CCTAGGAAAGCTGAGCCTCATAGCTTCCGGGAGAAGGTTTTCCGGAAGAAACCTCCAGTCTGTGCAGTATGTAAGGTGACCATCGATGGGACAGGCGTTTCGTGCAGAG TCTGCAAGGTGGCGACGCACAGAAAATGTGAAGCAAAG GTGACTTCAGCCTGTCAGGCCTTGCCTCCCGCGGAGTTG CGGCGAAACACGGCCCCAGTCAGGCGCATAGAGCACCTG GGATCCACCAAATCTCTGAACCACTCAAAGCAGCGCAGCACTCTGCCCAG GAGCTTCAGCCTGGACCCGCTCATGGAGCGGCGCTGGGACTTAGACCTCACCTACGTGACGGAGCGCATCTTGGCCGCCGCCTTCCCCGCGCGGCCCGATGAACAGCGGCACAGGGGCCACCTGCGCGAGCTGGCCCACGTGCTGCAATCCAAGCACCGGGACAAGTACCTG CTCTTCAACCTTTCAGAGAAAAGGCATGACCTGACCCGCTTAAACCCCAAG GTTCAAGACTTTGGCTGGCCTGATCTGCATGCTCCACCCCTGGACAAGCTGTGCTCCATCTGCAAAGCCATGGAGACGTGGCTCAGTGCTGACCCACAGCACGTGGTCGTACTATACTGCAAG GGAAACAAGGGCAAGCTCGGGGTCATCGTTTCTGCCTACATGCATTACAGCAAGATCTCTGCAGG GGCGGACCAGGCACTGGCCACTCTTACCATGCGGAAATTCTGCGAGGACAAGGTGGCCACAGAACTGCAGCCCTCCCAGCGTCG ATACATCAGTTACTTCAGTGGGCTGCTATCTGGCTCCATCAGAATGAACAGCAGCCCTCTCTTCCTGCACTATGTGCTCATCCCCACGCTGCCAGCCTTTGAACCTGGCACAG GCTTCCAGCCCTTCCTTAAAATCTACCAGTCCATGCAGCTTGTCTACACGTCTGGAGTCTA TCACATTGCAGGCCCTGGTCCCCAGCAGCTTTGCATCAGCCTGGAGCCGGCCCTCCTCCTCAAAGGCGATGTCATG GTAACATGTTATCACAAGGGTGGCCGGGGCACAGACCGGACCCTCGTGTTCCGAGTCCAGTTCCACACCTGCACCATCCACGGACCACAGCTCACTTTCCCCAAGGACCAGCTGGACGAGGCCTGGACTG ATGAGAGATTCCCCTTCCAAGCCTCCGTGGAGTTTGTCTTCTCCTCCAGCCCCGAGAAGATCAAAG GCAGCACTCCACGGAATGACCCCTCGGTCTCTGTCGACTACAACACCACCGAGCCAGCCGTGCGCTGGGACTCCTATGAGAACTTCAACCAGCACCACGAGGACAGTGTGGATTGTGCGCAGGGCAGCCTGCAAG GCTCCTTGACCCACACCCGGGGTCCCCTGGATGGCAGTCCTTATGCCCAGGTGCAGCGGCCTCCCCGGCAGACCCCCCCGGCGCCCTCTCCAGAGCCTCCACCACCCCCCATGCTCTCTGTCAGCAGCGACTCGGGCCATTCCTCCACGCTGACCACAGAGCCGGCTGCTGAGTCCCCTGGCCGGCCGCCCCCTACAGCTGCTGAACAGCAGGAGCTGGATCGCCTCCTAGGAGGCTGCGGAGTGGCCAGTGGGGGCCGGGGAGCTGGGCGCGAGACGGCCATTCTAGATGACGAAGAGCAGCCCCCTGTGGGCGGAGGCCCCCACCTCGGTGTGTATCCAGGCCACAGGCCTGGCCTCAGCCGCCACTGCTCCTGCCGCCAGGGCTACCGGGAGCCCTGCGGGGTCCCCAATGGGGGCTACTACCGGCCAGAGGGAACCCTGGAGAGGAGGCGACTGGCCTACGGGGGCTATGAGGGATCCCCCCAGGGCTACGCCGAGGCCTCGATGGAGAAGAGGCGCCTCTGCCGATCGCTGTCAGAGGGGCCATACCCCTACCCACCCGAGATGGGGAAACCAGCCACTGGGGACTTTGGCTACCGCGCCCCAGGCTACCGGGAGGTGGTCATCCTGGAGGACCCTGGGCTGCCTGCCCTATACCCATGCCCAGCCTGCGAGGAGAAGCTGGCGCTGCCTACAGCAGCCTTGTATGGACTGCGGCTGGAGAGGGAGGCTGGAGAAGGGTGGGCAAATGAGGCTGGCAAGCCTCTCCTGCACCCAGTGCGGCCTGGGCACCCGCTGCCTCTGCTCTTGCCTGCCTGTGGGCATCACCATGCCCCGATGCCTGACTACAGCTGCCTGAAGCCACCCAAGGCAGGCGAGGAAGGGCACGAGGGCTGCTCCTACACCATGTGCCCCGAAGGCAGGTATGGGCATCCAGGGTACCCTGCCCTGGTGACATACAGCTATGGAGGAGCAGTTCCCAGTTACTGCCCAGCATATGGCCGCGTGCCTCATAGCTGTGGCTCTCCAGGAGAGGGCAGAGGGTATCCCAGCCCTGGTGCCCACTCCCCACGGGCTGGCTCCATTTCCCCGGGCAGCCCGCCCTATCCACAATCTAGGAAGCTGAGCTACGAGATCCCTACGGAGGAGGGAGGGGACAGGTACCCATTGCCTGGGCACCTGGCCTCAGCAGGACCTTTGGCATCTGCAG AGTCACTGGAGCCGGTGTCCTGGAGGGAGGGCCCCAGTGGGCACAGCACACTGCCTCGGTCTCCCCGAGATGCCCCATGCAGTGCTTCATCAGAGTTGTCTGGTTCCTCCATGCCCCTGCACACCAGCAGCCCAGTCCAGGGCAAGGAAAG CACCCGGCGACAGGACACCAGGTCCCCCACCTCAGCGCCCACTCAGAGACTGAGTCCTGGCGAGGGCTTGCCCCCTGTTTCCCAGGCAGGCACCGGAAAGGCCCCTGAGCTGCCGTCGGGAAGTGGGCCTGAGCCTCCGGCCCCTAGCCCAGTCTCTCCGACCTTCCCTCCCAGCTCGCCCAGTGACTGGCCTCAGGAAAGGAGTCCAGGGGGCCGCTCAGATGGCGCCAGTCCTCGGAGCCCTGTGCCCACCACACTTCCTGGCCTCCGCCACGCCCCCTGGCAAGGCCCTCGAGGCCCCCCAGACAGCCCAGATGGGTCTCCCCTCACTCCTGTGCCTTCCCAGATGCCCTGGCTTGTGACCAGCCCAGAGCCGCCTCAGAGCTCACCTACACCTGCTTTCCCCCTGGCTGCCTCCTATGACACCAATGGCCTTAGCCAGCCCCCACTTCCTGAGAAACGCCACCTGCCTGGGCCGGGGCAACAGCCAGGACCCTGGGGCCCAGAGCAGGCATCATCGCCAGCCAGAGGCATCAGTCACCATGTCACCTTCGCACCTCTGCTCTCGGATAACGTCCCCCAACCCCCAG AGCCTCCTACACAAGAGAGCCAAAGCAATGTCAAGTTTGTCCAGGATACATCCAAGTTCTGGTACAAGCCACACCTGTCCCGTGACCAAG CCATTGCCCTGCTGAAGGACAAGGATCCTGGGGCCTTCCTGATCAGGGACAGTCATTCATTCCAAGGAGCTTATGGGCTGGCCCTCAAGGTGGCCACACCGCCACCCAGTGCCCAGCCCTGGAAAG gGGACCCCGTGGAACAGCTGGTCCGCCATTTCCTCATCGAGACTGGGCCCAAAGGGGTGAAGATCAAGGGCTGCCCCAGTGAGCCCTACTTTG GCAGCCTgtccgccttggtctcccagcaCTCCATCTCCCCCATCTCCCTGCCCTGCTGCCTGCGCATTCCCAGCAAAG ATCCTCTGGAAGAGACCCCAGAGGCTCCAGTGCCCACCAACATGAGCACAGCGGCAGACCTCCTGCGTCAGGGTGCTG CCTGCAGCGTGCTCTACCTGACCTCAGTGGAGACAGAGTCACTGACGGGCCCCCAGGCTGTGGCCCGGGCCAGCTCTGCAGCTCTGAGCTGTAGCCCCCGCCCGACACCAGCTGTTGTCCACTTCAAGGTGTCAGCCCAGGGCATTACACTGACGGACAACCAAAGGAA GCTATTCTTTCGCCGCCATTATCCAGTGAACAGCATCACCTTCTCCAGCACAGACCCTCAAGACCGGAG ATGGACCAACCCAGACGGGACCACCTCCAA GATCTTTGGTTTCGTGGCCAAGAAGCCGGGAAGCCCCTGGGAGAATGTGTGTCACCTCTTTGCAGAGCTTGACCCAGATCAGCCTGCTGGCGCCATTGTCACCTTCATCACCAAAGTTCTACTGGGCCAGAGAAAATGA